In Vibrio alginolyticus NBRC 15630 = ATCC 17749, one genomic interval encodes:
- a CDS encoding MGH1-like glycoside hydrolase domain-containing protein, translating to MKPSFIALAVASCIGLAGCGSDSSDAPVSVDKPIISADLYLRGLNGDWGTAEHAKLNYLGNNEYETVLRVARGSNQFKIADPGWQIQYTYFEEPAAFDKAQEYLPKPDTNEACMNDDCNSEITFEDKGYYKFSVSFADESRATMTVTKATQEEAEKYYSDAILDPAMVHQGHQSREVKLFANYDDSSDTVIFSVKDPKAELREFGISTTTELRDALDQGLVINEQTGPRVVSDDVAFDALFALTMKELDQLAVSEIKDGNYNYNNPIKAEVFETGAKWHYVWTRDLAYAADLSLALMNPTRVQNGLNFKLSAFRDTTDQQYDGEQIVQDTGTGGSWPISTDRTTWALGAERLLSALDGEEYNQFAERAYKAISNTLEADRLAAFDAKSGLYTGEQSFLDWREQTYSTWTPNDVNAIGSSKALSTNVVHYRAIQLAAKLAEKYDSTNAVKYTEWAAQLKTAINEQFWNAERGMYVSYLFDNGKDIAVDKYDMLGEALAIISGVASDAQAKQIMANYPHSEFGVPVYFPQQPDVPVYHNRAIWPFVTAYSLRAAHQTQNVAAANNAIQSLVRGTATNLSNMENLEWLSGKSFIIHSDHGEDPSLDGPVINSQRQLWSVGGYLNMVVETLFGIHTETGKLEVKPFITSWVRNNLLAQSEQITLENFAFKGKNYSVTIDLPEVSKDETGYYPVENVTMDEEGHFHVTLGALVNVDSSITLVSGVKPYVSEDSRVYSPQEPTLVVKSVDNSVSIDVMSKYNVNLYRNGELIQKNVIAQSYSDTPTGFACYLAESINDKGFRSNPSQPVCVGEEIRIKLDGEYQPLKDNVSVVTVSKESAIVKGAESFTAPVTGTYQFDAWYNNNLGQLNTGITNTVKLLEVLDDAGKVVGQGYLQMGHIGENQGMRYSTPIEVTLEQGKTYQIALKDHFNMSYLKSNETYIYAGGIEGEKNEAQIADIRITPLM from the coding sequence ATGAAACCGAGTTTTATTGCGCTTGCTGTCGCGTCTTGTATTGGTCTTGCTGGATGTGGGTCAGATTCCTCTGATGCGCCAGTGTCAGTCGACAAACCAATTATTTCAGCCGACTTATATTTACGTGGTTTAAATGGGGATTGGGGCACGGCAGAGCATGCCAAGCTAAACTATTTGGGTAATAACGAGTACGAAACCGTACTGCGCGTCGCTCGAGGTAGCAATCAGTTCAAGATTGCTGATCCGGGTTGGCAGATCCAATACACCTACTTTGAGGAGCCCGCGGCGTTCGATAAAGCTCAGGAGTACCTGCCAAAACCAGACACGAATGAAGCGTGTATGAACGATGACTGCAACTCTGAGATCACGTTTGAAGACAAAGGGTATTACAAGTTTTCTGTGAGCTTTGCCGATGAAAGTCGCGCGACAATGACTGTGACGAAAGCAACGCAAGAAGAAGCGGAAAAATACTACTCTGATGCGATTCTCGACCCTGCAATGGTGCATCAAGGGCATCAGAGCAGAGAAGTGAAACTGTTCGCCAATTACGATGACTCGAGTGATACCGTGATTTTCTCGGTGAAAGATCCTAAAGCTGAACTGCGTGAATTTGGTATTTCAACGACGACAGAATTGCGTGATGCGCTCGACCAAGGCTTAGTGATTAATGAACAAACAGGGCCGCGAGTGGTGTCGGATGATGTCGCGTTTGATGCGTTGTTTGCGTTGACGATGAAAGAGCTAGACCAGCTTGCTGTTTCTGAAATCAAAGACGGCAATTACAACTACAACAACCCAATCAAAGCGGAAGTTTTTGAGACGGGCGCGAAGTGGCATTACGTGTGGACGCGTGATTTGGCGTACGCAGCAGACCTTTCGCTTGCATTGATGAATCCAACTCGCGTGCAGAATGGTTTGAATTTCAAATTGTCTGCTTTCCGCGACACGACCGATCAGCAATACGATGGCGAGCAGATTGTGCAAGATACGGGCACTGGCGGCAGCTGGCCAATTAGTACCGACCGCACGACTTGGGCGCTTGGTGCAGAACGCTTACTTTCGGCATTGGATGGAGAAGAGTACAACCAATTTGCCGAGCGCGCTTACAAAGCGATCAGTAATACACTTGAAGCCGATCGCCTGGCGGCTTTTGATGCGAAATCTGGTTTATACACTGGTGAGCAATCATTCCTTGATTGGCGTGAGCAAACGTATTCAACGTGGACGCCAAACGATGTCAATGCGATTGGTAGCAGCAAAGCGTTATCGACAAACGTGGTTCACTACCGCGCGATTCAGCTCGCGGCTAAGTTGGCAGAGAAGTACGATTCAACCAACGCGGTCAAATACACCGAGTGGGCTGCACAGCTAAAAACCGCTATCAACGAGCAGTTTTGGAATGCCGAACGCGGTATGTACGTAAGTTATTTGTTTGATAATGGCAAAGACATCGCGGTCGACAAATATGACATGTTGGGCGAAGCACTGGCGATCATCAGTGGTGTGGCAAGTGATGCGCAGGCGAAACAAATCATGGCCAATTACCCACACAGTGAGTTTGGCGTGCCGGTTTATTTCCCTCAACAACCAGACGTGCCTGTGTACCATAACCGCGCAATTTGGCCATTTGTTACCGCGTACAGCTTGCGCGCCGCGCATCAAACACAAAACGTGGCAGCAGCGAACAATGCCATTCAATCGTTGGTTCGTGGTACAGCGACCAATTTATCCAACATGGAAAACTTAGAGTGGCTTTCTGGTAAGTCATTCATCATCCATAGTGATCATGGCGAAGATCCGAGCTTGGATGGCCCAGTGATTAACTCTCAGCGTCAGCTTTGGTCTGTGGGTGGCTACTTGAACATGGTGGTAGAGACCCTATTTGGCATCCATACCGAAACAGGTAAGTTGGAAGTGAAGCCATTTATCACAAGTTGGGTGCGCAATAACTTGTTGGCTCAGTCTGAACAAATCACGTTGGAAAACTTTGCCTTCAAAGGAAAGAACTACTCGGTAACGATTGACTTGCCTGAAGTAAGCAAAGATGAAACAGGTTACTACCCAGTTGAAAATGTCACGATGGACGAAGAGGGGCATTTCCACGTGACACTGGGCGCGCTTGTGAATGTAGATAGCAGCATTACTTTAGTTTCTGGGGTGAAACCGTATGTGAGTGAAGATAGCCGCGTTTATTCTCCGCAAGAGCCAACATTGGTGGTAAAAAGCGTTGATAATTCGGTTTCGATTGACGTGATGAGCAAGTACAACGTGAACTTGTATCGCAATGGCGAGCTGATTCAAAAGAACGTGATTGCTCAATCTTATTCCGATACGCCAACAGGTTTTGCGTGTTATTTGGCTGAAAGCATTAACGATAAAGGTTTCCGCTCTAATCCGAGCCAACCAGTTTGTGTCGGTGAAGAGATCCGCATCAAACTTGATGGCGAATATCAGCCACTCAAAGACAATGTCTCAGTGGTTACGGTGAGCAAAGAGAGTGCCATCGTAAAAGGTGCAGAGTCGTTTACAGCTCCTGTAACGGGCACTTACCAGTTCGATGCTTGGTACAACAATAACCTGGGGCAACTTAATACTGGCATCACGAACACCGTGAAATTGTTAGAGGTATTGGATGATGCAGGTAAAGTGGTTGGTCAAGGTTACTTGCAGATGGGCCATATTGGTGAAAACCAAGGTATGCGTTACTCAACGCCAATTGAAGTGACGTTGGAGCAGGGGAAAACCTATCAGATCGCGCTGAAGGACCACTTCAATATGAGTTACCTCAAATCGAATGAAACCTACATTTACGCTGGTGGTATTGAGGGTGAAAAAAACGAAGCGCAAATCGCAGATATTCGAATCACACCTTTAATGTAG
- a CDS encoding DUF4156 domain-containing protein: protein MKKRVMTLALAASLTGCVTSPTQESEQVQVLWDNVNAIENCELMGTVIGSEGHFYDYWFHADKDMVWGTLNQMRIKAADLGADTLYLYQPLSFSTSVTMFANAYKCKQ from the coding sequence ATGAAAAAGCGAGTGATGACTCTCGCGTTAGCGGCATCATTAACGGGATGTGTGACGTCCCCAACTCAAGAATCTGAGCAAGTACAGGTGCTTTGGGACAATGTGAATGCGATTGAAAACTGTGAACTAATGGGTACCGTGATCGGCTCAGAAGGACACTTTTACGACTACTGGTTTCACGCAGATAAAGACATGGTTTGGGGGACGCTAAACCAAATGCGCATCAAGGCGGCGGATTTAGGCGCAGATACCTTGTACTTGTATCAACCGTTGAGCTTTTCTACGTCAGTGACGATGTTTGCAAATGCTTACAAGTGCAAACAGTAG
- a CDS encoding LysR family transcriptional regulator, giving the protein MDKSLQQFLLVARCQSISAAARMAGLSQPTVTSNLKKLEENLGVTLFERHPNGMVLTEYGRILYRHSNAMQHEYNQMMQSIDERKQYQVGKIKMGTGDAWWPLFVKQALNDHLTKQPSASTHVEFGNHLGLMDSLINEQIEFFIGHEIVGLSSKCDVTFIPLFQTVDAYFVSPNHPLLGKTVTEEMLHEYPALSVTYDAKKFAHVIDNPIPKQNERERQQLDDRPTYEVDSLLASIDVLKESVAVMSYTRHLQPYLESFGLRCLTMENEPNPGTVGIYRHRRETSESHLDLIAGITQRAKLLN; this is encoded by the coding sequence ATGGACAAATCTCTGCAGCAATTTTTACTGGTTGCACGCTGCCAAAGCATCAGCGCTGCGGCAAGAATGGCAGGGTTAAGCCAGCCAACGGTAACAAGCAATTTAAAGAAGCTGGAAGAGAATCTCGGCGTAACGCTGTTTGAACGTCACCCTAATGGCATGGTGTTGACCGAATACGGGCGCATCCTCTATCGCCATAGCAACGCGATGCAGCATGAATACAACCAAATGATGCAAAGCATTGATGAGCGGAAACAGTACCAAGTCGGAAAAATTAAAATGGGTACTGGCGATGCGTGGTGGCCGCTGTTCGTCAAACAAGCACTCAATGACCATCTGACCAAGCAGCCATCGGCATCTACGCACGTCGAATTTGGCAACCACTTAGGCTTGATGGATTCATTAATCAACGAACAGATTGAATTCTTCATCGGCCACGAGATTGTCGGCTTGTCGTCTAAATGCGATGTTACGTTTATTCCGCTATTTCAAACGGTTGATGCCTATTTTGTTTCCCCAAACCATCCACTGCTAGGGAAAACCGTCACCGAAGAGATGCTGCACGAATACCCCGCTCTTTCGGTCACTTATGACGCTAAGAAATTCGCTCACGTCATCGATAACCCAATCCCGAAACAAAATGAACGCGAAAGGCAGCAACTGGATGACCGACCGACTTACGAAGTGGATTCTCTGCTCGCCAGTATTGATGTACTGAAAGAAAGCGTCGCGGTGATGTCTTATACCCGCCATCTGCAACCGTATTTGGAATCCTTTGGCTTACGATGCTTAACCATGGAAAACGAACCAAACCCTGGTACCGTCGGGATTTATCGCCACCGCCGAGAAACCTCTGAATCGCATCTAGATCTGATTGCTGGTATCACTCAGCGCGCTAAATTGCTCAACTAG
- a CDS encoding LysR family transcriptional regulator → MDKFSDMTLFVSIVKHQGLAAAGRELGLSPATVTARLQAIEERYGVKLLNRSTRHVSLTDAGAMYHQACLNIIDSVKETENLLQTGISEVRGTLKISAPRDIGKQIISPMVSAFSEQYPDVTPYLYLNDNLSNLAESGLDLVIRYGELADSNLISRKLASSQRVLCASPDYLAKQGVPNCPQDLADHRCLAMVRSNEELKTWHFKDEESHQTITVTPKRFSDDGEVIRQWALDGAGIALKSILDIQQDLKQQRLVTVLDRYMKNFSAFSQGAEADLHVIYQSRQYQPKRVRLFLDFLVEQFSALSDTSNQI, encoded by the coding sequence GTGGATAAGTTTTCGGATATGACGTTGTTTGTCAGCATCGTTAAACATCAAGGTCTGGCAGCAGCGGGAAGGGAGTTAGGTTTGTCTCCGGCGACGGTAACGGCAAGGCTGCAAGCGATAGAAGAACGCTATGGCGTAAAGCTTCTCAACCGAAGCACACGCCATGTATCACTCACGGACGCAGGGGCAATGTACCATCAAGCTTGTCTGAACATCATTGATAGCGTGAAAGAGACGGAAAACTTGCTGCAAACGGGTATTTCGGAAGTGCGCGGAACGTTGAAAATTTCAGCTCCACGAGATATTGGCAAACAAATTATTTCGCCGATGGTGTCGGCTTTTTCTGAGCAATATCCGGATGTGACGCCTTATCTTTATCTTAATGACAATTTATCGAACTTGGCTGAATCGGGGCTCGATTTGGTGATTCGTTACGGCGAGTTAGCGGACAGCAATCTCATCTCGCGCAAGCTGGCGTCGAGTCAACGCGTGCTGTGCGCGTCACCTGATTACTTGGCGAAGCAAGGTGTCCCAAACTGCCCACAAGATCTCGCGGATCATCGCTGCTTAGCCATGGTGCGCAGCAATGAAGAATTAAAAACGTGGCACTTTAAAGATGAAGAGTCTCACCAAACGATCACGGTCACGCCAAAGCGCTTTTCTGATGATGGTGAAGTGATTCGACAATGGGCGTTGGACGGTGCGGGGATTGCGTTGAAATCGATTTTAGATATTCAGCAAGACCTAAAACAACAACGTTTAGTTACGGTTTTGGATAGGTATATGAAAAACTTCAGCGCCTTTTCGCAAGGCGCTGAAGCGGATCTGCATGTCATTTATCAAAGCCGCCAATATCAACCGAAAAGAGTTCGCCTTTTTTTGGACTTTCTAGTTGAGCAATTTAGCGCGCTGAGTGATACCAGCAATCAGATCTAG
- a CDS encoding DEAD/DEAH box helicase, with the protein MGFTSLGLSAPILKAIQEKGYDTPSPIQAKAIPAILEGKDVMAAAQTGTGKTAGFTLPILERLSNGPHVRANQVRALILTPTRELAAQVQENVFMYGRHLPLSSAVVFGGVKINPQMQRLRKGADVLVATPGRLMDLYNQNAVKFDQLEVLVLDEADRMLDMGFIRDIRKILALLPKQRQNLLFSATFSDEIRDLAKGLVNNPVEISVNPANSTARTVEQSIYPADVKKKAPMLVKLIKDGDWKQVLVFTKTKHGANRLAKFLIEQNLPAAAIHGNKSQGARTKALADFKSGEIRVLVATDIAARGIDIPQLPQVVNFELPKVAEDYVHRIGRTGRAGEVGKAISLVCALEASELFAIERLIKEVLPRKELEGFAPTNVVPESKLDTRPIKPKKPKKPKKPKAPNAASENAPAAEKKAGNGANKPKRRFNGGNNGNKNSTNQGGAGKPKGNREGQGRANSKPDDRKPNGNKPNGNKPNGNKPNGNKSGNAGKPSGNRKPNNAKPAGNKPSGQRRKPRPQAAN; encoded by the coding sequence ATGGGTTTTACCTCGTTAGGTCTATCTGCTCCAATCCTTAAAGCTATTCAAGAGAAAGGCTACGACACCCCTTCGCCAATTCAGGCAAAAGCAATTCCTGCTATTTTGGAAGGGAAAGACGTAATGGCAGCAGCGCAGACTGGTACAGGTAAAACTGCAGGCTTTACGCTACCGATTCTTGAGCGTTTATCGAACGGCCCTCACGTTCGTGCTAACCAAGTTCGTGCACTTATCCTGACGCCAACACGTGAGCTTGCAGCTCAGGTGCAAGAAAACGTGTTTATGTACGGCCGTCATCTTCCACTAAGCAGTGCGGTTGTTTTTGGTGGTGTGAAGATCAACCCGCAAATGCAGCGTCTTCGCAAAGGTGCGGATGTGTTGGTCGCGACACCAGGCCGCCTGATGGATTTGTACAACCAAAATGCAGTGAAGTTCGACCAACTGGAAGTGCTAGTACTGGACGAAGCAGACCGCATGCTAGATATGGGCTTTATCCGTGACATTCGTAAGATCCTAGCTCTGCTACCAAAACAGCGTCAGAACCTACTTTTCTCTGCAACTTTCTCGGATGAAATCCGCGACCTTGCGAAAGGCTTGGTGAACAACCCGGTTGAGATTTCCGTTAACCCGGCAAACTCGACGGCGAGAACGGTTGAGCAAAGCATCTACCCAGCAGACGTGAAGAAGAAAGCACCGATGTTGGTTAAATTGATCAAAGACGGCGATTGGAAGCAAGTGCTGGTGTTTACGAAAACGAAACACGGCGCAAACCGTCTGGCGAAGTTCCTGATCGAACAAAATCTACCGGCTGCTGCCATCCACGGCAACAAGAGCCAAGGCGCGCGTACCAAAGCACTGGCGGATTTTAAATCGGGTGAAATTCGTGTGTTGGTCGCGACGGACATTGCTGCACGCGGTATCGATATTCCTCAATTGCCGCAAGTGGTGAACTTTGAGCTACCTAAAGTGGCGGAAGACTACGTTCACCGTATTGGTCGTACTGGCCGTGCTGGCGAAGTAGGTAAAGCGATTTCACTGGTTTGTGCGCTGGAAGCGTCTGAGCTGTTTGCGATTGAACGTTTGATTAAAGAAGTGCTACCACGTAAAGAGTTGGAAGGTTTTGCGCCAACCAATGTGGTGCCAGAATCTAAACTGGATACTCGCCCAATCAAACCGAAAAAACCTAAGAAGCCAAAAAAACCAAAAGCGCCAAATGCTGCAAGTGAAAACGCCCCAGCAGCCGAAAAGAAAGCAGGCAATGGTGCAAACAAACCTAAACGTCGCTTCAACGGTGGTAACAACGGCAACAAAAACAGCACCAACCAAGGCGGTGCGGGCAAGCCTAAAGGCAACCGTGAAGGCCAAGGTCGTGCAAACAGCAAACCAGATGACCGCAAACCTAACGGCAACAAGCCAAATGGCAATAAACCGAATGGAAATAAACCAAACGGTAATAAGAGTGGCAACGCTGGTAAACCGTCAGGTAACCGCAAGCCAAACAATGCTAAACCTGCAGGAAACAAACCGTCAGGTCAGCGCCGTAAACCTCGTCCGCAGGCGGCAAACTAA
- a CDS encoding AraC family transcriptional regulator codes for MSHQQVSRINDVLFYIHQDISRDLSAKELADVAAYSEQHFHRIFKDVVGESVHQYIRRTRMEYAANQLMFDTSSSVLDIANKCGFSSVSSFSRAFKATFAMSPGAWRKHDLQVAEKPYLKDPEVAAGYHRVAKRELPEPKIMEVPQRFAAYVRHEGYSRSIRNAWLILKAWASSENRDFSVQYGLHHSNPAWVELDKCRYVACMAIDKPLKVRGVVNQMTIPGGLHAVFRLTGVYGELLPQLSMVLEKWLPNSGFKQRSTPAYVHYQKNHFLSHDEAFELDFYLPISFF; via the coding sequence GTGAGCCATCAACAAGTTTCCAGAATCAATGACGTGCTGTTTTACATTCACCAGGACATTAGCAGAGATTTATCGGCTAAAGAGCTAGCAGATGTAGCAGCCTATTCTGAACAGCACTTCCATCGTATTTTTAAAGATGTGGTAGGGGAGTCTGTCCATCAATATATCCGTCGAACAAGAATGGAATACGCCGCCAATCAACTGATGTTTGATACCAGCTCATCGGTGTTAGACATTGCTAACAAGTGCGGCTTTAGCTCGGTATCTTCTTTTAGCCGAGCGTTTAAAGCAACGTTCGCTATGTCTCCTGGTGCGTGGCGAAAGCATGATTTACAAGTCGCAGAAAAGCCGTATCTAAAAGATCCGGAAGTGGCTGCGGGTTATCATCGGGTTGCTAAACGCGAGTTGCCAGAACCTAAAATTATGGAGGTTCCACAACGCTTTGCGGCTTATGTGCGGCATGAGGGTTATAGCCGTTCCATTCGCAATGCGTGGCTGATTTTGAAGGCGTGGGCAAGCTCTGAGAATCGGGACTTTTCGGTTCAATATGGTTTGCATCACTCCAACCCCGCTTGGGTCGAGCTAGATAAGTGTCGCTATGTGGCTTGTATGGCGATTGATAAGCCGCTTAAAGTACGCGGTGTCGTGAATCAAATGACGATTCCGGGTGGTTTGCATGCTGTTTTTCGCTTAACAGGCGTATATGGAGAGCTTCTTCCTCAATTGAGTATGGTGTTAGAGAAGTGGTTGCCGAATTCAGGCTTTAAGCAGCGTTCTACACCCGCTTATGTTCACTATCAGAAAAACCATTTCCTTAGCCATGATGAGGCGTTTGAGCTGGACTTCTATCTGCCCATCAGCTTTTTCTAA
- a CDS encoding lipoate--protein ligase family protein → MVAKNKLIRYTATEVADAFDKEDELIKQVQSNQLSQVLLLWQVKSPTLVLPAGKKWPVSNELEHALNMSGWKLFSRKTGGAPVPQVPGIINLSHIYHWPEGEPYNIKKAYLDLCAILTVFFKQLGVKVDVHATPYSYCDGEYNLNIGGQKVVGTAQRVLLKKGGGQVVLSQACILIDADVEKIVEPVRMCNQLCGHSDDIRGDVHTPLFHHVSDRPSVDSLFQQLTSAFLTHAKAE, encoded by the coding sequence TTGGTTGCTAAAAATAAGCTAATTCGCTACACAGCTACGGAAGTCGCTGATGCATTTGACAAAGAAGATGAGCTCATTAAACAAGTTCAGTCCAACCAACTCTCGCAAGTGCTATTGCTTTGGCAAGTAAAAAGTCCAACGCTCGTGCTTCCCGCTGGTAAGAAATGGCCAGTGTCTAATGAGTTAGAACATGCGTTAAACATGTCGGGCTGGAAACTCTTTTCCCGTAAAACCGGTGGTGCACCAGTCCCTCAAGTGCCAGGTATTATCAATCTATCCCACATTTACCACTGGCCAGAAGGCGAGCCTTACAACATCAAAAAAGCGTATCTCGATTTATGTGCGATATTAACGGTTTTCTTTAAACAGCTCGGCGTGAAAGTGGATGTTCATGCTACGCCTTATTCCTACTGCGATGGCGAGTACAACCTCAACATTGGCGGGCAAAAAGTCGTGGGAACCGCGCAGCGTGTTTTACTTAAAAAAGGCGGCGGACAAGTGGTATTGTCACAAGCATGCATTCTGATTGATGCCGACGTCGAGAAGATTGTCGAACCAGTACGAATGTGTAATCAGCTTTGCGGTCACAGCGATGATATTCGTGGTGATGTCCACACACCGCTCTTCCATCATGTATCCGACCGCCCATCGGTAGATTCGCTCTTTCAGCAATTGACGAGTGCGTTTTTAACGCATGCAAAAGCGGAGTAA
- a CDS encoding aminotransferase-like domain-containing protein translates to MEIAQSLQQTKSSYIREILAAASDKNVISLAGGLPDEKTFPIDLMKPTLENLANMPEVFQYGATAGYAPLLNFLTDYYQLPESHLAMITTGSQQGLDLIARAYVNPGDKVVMEAPSYLGAMQVFGLVQANIVTVSQTECGPNLEELEQCFATQQPKMFYAVPDFHNPTGVCWALETRQKVAELCIQYDVAFIEDAPYRELRFSGEALPLVSDFCPQHSIVLRSFSKIASPGLRIGVVTGKSSYLEPLIKIKQGADLHSSIPMQALLHGLLQHDNFETHISTICALYKSRYDVMFAELQKQLPESCVLKPVDGGMFVWVEIPECDTFELAKNLLANWVAVVPSPVFYPEGSKVKAALRLNFTNATPEELTTAVSRLADVLNTL, encoded by the coding sequence ATGGAAATCGCACAGTCATTACAACAAACTAAGTCATCCTACATCCGAGAGATCCTCGCAGCAGCGAGCGATAAGAACGTCATTTCTCTTGCAGGTGGCTTGCCGGACGAAAAAACCTTCCCGATCGACTTAATGAAACCGACGCTCGAAAACCTCGCTAATATGCCAGAGGTGTTTCAATATGGCGCAACAGCAGGCTACGCCCCGCTACTTAACTTTTTGACCGATTATTACCAGCTGCCGGAATCTCATTTGGCTATGATCACAACGGGCTCTCAGCAAGGGCTAGATTTGATTGCGCGTGCGTACGTAAATCCGGGCGATAAAGTGGTGATGGAAGCACCGAGCTACCTTGGTGCTATGCAAGTATTCGGTCTAGTGCAAGCCAACATCGTGACCGTTTCACAAACCGAGTGTGGCCCAAACCTTGAAGAACTCGAACAGTGCTTTGCCACGCAGCAACCAAAAATGTTCTACGCCGTACCCGATTTTCACAACCCAACGGGCGTATGCTGGGCGCTAGAGACTCGCCAAAAAGTTGCCGAGCTTTGTATACAATACGACGTGGCGTTCATTGAAGACGCACCATACCGCGAGCTGCGTTTTTCTGGTGAAGCGCTTCCACTGGTTTCGGACTTCTGCCCACAGCACTCCATCGTATTGCGCTCTTTCTCCAAAATAGCTTCACCAGGCTTGCGTATTGGTGTAGTTACGGGCAAGAGTAGCTACCTTGAGCCACTCATCAAAATTAAACAAGGTGCCGATCTGCACTCTAGTATTCCTATGCAAGCTTTGCTGCATGGCCTGCTCCAACATGACAACTTCGAAACGCACATTTCAACCATCTGTGCGCTTTACAAATCACGTTACGATGTCATGTTTGCTGAACTACAAAAACAGCTGCCAGAAAGTTGCGTACTCAAACCTGTCGATGGTGGTATGTTCGTTTGGGTCGAGATTCCAGAATGTGACACCTTCGAACTGGCGAAAAACCTTCTCGCAAACTGGGTTGCTGTAGTGCCTAGCCCGGTCTTTTATCCAGAAGGTTCAAAGGTAAAAGCCGCTCTGCGTCTTAACTTTACCAATGCCACACCAGAAGAACTGACGACAGCTGTCTCTCGACTCGCGGATGTCCTCAACACGTTGTAA
- a CDS encoding LysR family transcriptional regulator: protein MNIDHVKLFVRLASTHNISMAGQELGLSPAVASAHINKLEDSLGVRLVHRTTRKVSLTEEGQAFLPHAEEVLATVEAARGAVGSGQSAPTGVLRITASATFGRLHIVPALKGFMARYPGLTVDCRFSDSIIDLVEGGFDVAIRVAELKDSSLVARKLAPDRRIIVASPDYIEQFGRPNKPQDLANHECINLVGMNNWSFNTKDGMFNVRTSGRFKTDNGDAMRDATVNGLGISINSVWSVYQELQSGQLVEVLEDHPLAMDAGIWAVYPSSRLIAPKVRAFIDYFAEYYGTPPYWEFAEK, encoded by the coding sequence ATGAACATCGATCATGTAAAGCTATTTGTCCGTTTGGCTTCGACACACAACATCAGCATGGCTGGTCAGGAGCTTGGACTTTCTCCTGCTGTCGCTAGCGCACACATCAATAAACTTGAGGACAGCTTAGGAGTTCGTTTAGTTCATCGCACCACACGCAAAGTTTCCTTAACTGAAGAGGGGCAGGCTTTTTTACCTCACGCGGAGGAGGTCCTTGCAACAGTGGAGGCAGCAAGGGGAGCTGTTGGCTCAGGGCAGAGTGCGCCAACGGGAGTATTACGTATAACCGCCTCTGCAACTTTTGGTCGCTTGCATATTGTGCCCGCATTAAAAGGTTTTATGGCGCGTTACCCAGGGTTAACCGTGGACTGCCGATTTTCTGATTCCATTATTGATCTGGTTGAGGGAGGTTTTGATGTCGCCATTCGTGTCGCTGAGTTGAAAGATTCTTCATTGGTTGCAAGAAAGCTTGCGCCAGATCGTCGTATTATCGTTGCATCACCAGATTATATTGAACAATTTGGGAGACCTAACAAGCCCCAAGACTTGGCGAATCATGAATGTATTAACTTAGTTGGAATGAATAATTGGTCATTCAATACAAAAGATGGAATGTTCAATGTAAGAACTTCTGGTCGTTTTAAAACCGATAATGGTGATGCGATGAGAGACGCGACGGTAAACGGGTTAGGTATTTCTATCAACTCGGTTTGGAGTGTTTATCAAGAATTACAAAGTGGTCAGCTAGTGGAAGTACTCGAAGATCACCCTTTAGCGATGGATGCTGGGATTTGGGCTGTGTACCCAAGCTCTCGTTTAATTGCGCCTAAGGTGCGTGCTTTTATTGATTACTTTGCTGAATACTATGGCACGCCACCTTATTGGGAGTTTGCGGAAAAGTGA